The Agrobacterium cucumeris genome has a segment encoding these proteins:
- a CDS encoding TIM barrel protein translates to MRFAINHITAPKLSLEAFFATARELGLTEVEIRNDLPDIVGTVDPAEVKAAAEKAGVTIISINALYPFNVWSGDLPARAVAMADYAAASGAKALVMCPLNDGTAVSFDNLVTALKAMKPILEERGLIGFVEPLGFPVSSLRTKAEAIKAIDAAGGGDVYRLVHDTFHHHLAGETEFFPERTGLVHISGVIDPAVSVADMLDAHRVLVDGGDRLENIAQIRTLDAAGYRGPYSFEPFATEVHDLKDPVAAVKGSIDHISQAL, encoded by the coding sequence GCCTCACCGAAGTCGAAATCCGCAACGACCTGCCAGACATCGTCGGCACGGTGGATCCGGCCGAGGTAAAAGCGGCGGCCGAAAAGGCGGGCGTGACGATCATCTCGATCAACGCGCTTTATCCCTTCAACGTCTGGTCGGGCGACCTGCCTGCGCGGGCCGTCGCGATGGCTGATTATGCCGCGGCGAGCGGTGCGAAGGCGCTGGTGATGTGCCCGCTCAATGACGGCACGGCGGTGTCTTTTGATAATCTCGTCACGGCACTGAAGGCTATGAAGCCGATCCTTGAGGAACGCGGCCTGATCGGTTTCGTAGAGCCGCTCGGCTTCCCGGTCTCCTCGCTGCGCACCAAGGCCGAAGCCATCAAGGCCATCGATGCGGCCGGTGGCGGCGATGTTTACAGGCTGGTGCACGACACCTTCCACCACCATCTCGCAGGCGAGACCGAGTTCTTCCCGGAGCGAACGGGACTGGTCCACATCTCCGGGGTGATCGATCCCGCCGTCTCCGTCGCCGACATGCTCGACGCCCACCGCGTTCTGGTGGATGGCGGCGACCGGCTGGAGAATATCGCCCAGATCAGGACACTTGACGCGGCCGGTTACAGGGGGCCTTACAGCTTCGAACCCTTCGCGACGGAAGTGCACGACCTTAAAGACCCTGTCGCTGCCGTAAAGGGCAGCATCGACCATATCTCCCAGGCGCTCTGA